The Glycine max cultivar Williams 82 chromosome 12, Glycine_max_v4.0, whole genome shotgun sequence genome window below encodes:
- the LOC102666836 gene encoding zinc-finger homeodomain protein 2 yields the protein MSDININHPLPTHEVVTYKECLHNHSAALDHVTYDGCVKYIAGEDALLCACCGCRRNFHHKNTIFTAEPQTQTPDQVQEMRSKRKKRTTFSSEQKNKLIRFAESVGWKPRKEKKDEIESFCSEMGITRRKFVVWLSNNRHQAINDA from the coding sequence ATGTCTGATATAAACATCAATCATCCACTACCAACACATGAGGTGGTGACCTACAAGGAGTGTTTGCATAACCATTCAGCAGCACTTGATCATGTCACCTATGATGGTTGTGTCAAGTATATCGCCGGTGAGGATGCTCTCTTGTGTGCTTGTTGTGGCTGCCGCCGAAACTTTCACCATAAGAACACCATTTTCACTGCTGAGCCCCAAACTCAAACACCGGATCAAGTGCAAGAGATGAGGTCCAAGAGGAAGAAGAGGACTACCTTCTCGTCAGAGCAGAAGAACAAGCTGATTAGGTTTGCTGAGAGTGTGGGGTGGAAACCtcgaaaggaaaagaaggacgAAATCGAAAGCTTCTGCTCTGAGATGGGAATCACCCGTAGGAAGTTCGTTGTATGGCTCAGCAACAACCGTCACCAGGCAATCAATGATGCTTAG
- the LOC102667095 gene encoding zinc-finger homeodomain protein 5 yields the protein MSDININHPLPTHEVVTYKECLHNHSTTLGHVTYDGCVKYIVGEDALLCACCGSHRNFHHKNTIFIAEPQTQTPDQVQEMRSKRKKRTTFSSEQKNKLIRFAESVGWKPRKEKKDEIESFCSEMGITRRMFVVWLSNNRHRAINNA from the coding sequence ATGTCTGATATAAACATCAATCATCCACTACCAACACATGAGGTGGTGACCTACAAGGAGTGCTTGCATAACCATTCAACAACACTTGGTCATGTCACCTATGATGGTTGTGTCAAGTATATCGTCGGGGAGGATGCTCTCTTGTGTGCTTGTTGTGGCAGCCACCGAAACTTTCACCACAAGAACACCATTTTCATCGCTGAGCCCCAAACTCAGACACCAGATCAAGTGCAAGAGATGAGGTCCAAGAGGAAGAAGAGGACTACCTTCTCATCGGAGCAAAAGAACAAGCTGATTAGGTTTGCTGAGAGTGTGGGGTGGAAACCtcgaaaggaaaagaaggacgAAATCGAAAGCTTCTGCTCTGAGATGGGAATCACCCGTAGGATGTTCGTTGTATGGCTCAGCAACAACCGTCACCGGGCAATCAATAATGCTTAG
- the LOC100806665 gene encoding dnaJ homolog subfamily C member 2: protein MAVHTEFPLITYSQEIVDGQPIFVSSNCLPIKALKFEPAGHSFHSAALKLLGVQEDNNDADDKKVVDDKEQTYLPSDSYSSKSKKKSGTGDKQQDHYALLGLGHLRYLATEDQIRKSYRETALRFHPDKQAALLLAEETEAAKQTKKDEIESHFKAIQEAYEVLIDPVKRRIYDSTDEFDDEIPTDCAPQDFFKVFGPAFMRNGRWSVNQPIPSLGDDNTPLKEVDNFYNFWYSFKSWREFPHADEFDLEQAESRDHKRWMERQNAKLTEKARKEDYARIRTLVDNAYKRDPRILRRKEEEKAEKQRKKEAKFLAKKVQEEEAARIAEEERQRKEEEERQAAKAALQQKKVKEKEKKLLRKERARLRTLSGPILLQHLLDISDDDVERLCMSLDIEQLRSLCENMEGRQMLLEQAKVLRYALSSKKEEVVDEKTNQQNANGSIKANGISSLSNIEKKEKPWSKEEIDLLRKGMQKYPKGTSRRWEVISEYIGTGRSVEEIMKATKTVLLQKPDSSKAFDTFLEKRKPGAQSIESPLTTREELGVPAPASTNNVEDSQNKSTDNQNSPANGVSSSSEQDVWSAVQERALVQALKVFPKETSQRWERVATAVPGKTVNQCKKKFALMKESFRNKKSAV from the coding sequence ATGGCTGTACATACAGAATTCCCTCTTATTACTTACTCACAAGAGATTGTAGATGGACAGCCTATTTTTGTCTCTTCAAACTGTCTTCCTATCAAGGCTTTGAAATTTGAACCTGCAGGTCATTCTTTCCATTCTGCTGCACTTAAACTTCTTGGTGTTCAGGAAGATAACAATGATGCTGATGATAAAAAAGTGGTTGATGATAAGGAACAAACATATCTCCCATCTGATTCTTATAGCAGCAAGAGCAAAAAGAAATCTGGCACTGGAGACAAGCAACAGGATCACTATGCATTATTGGGTCTGGgtcatctaaggtatcttgctacggAGGATCAAATTCGTAAAAGCTATCGTGAAACTGCCTTGAGGTTTCATCCTGACAAACAGGCTGCTCTTCTTCTTGCCGAGGAAACTGAAGctgcaaaacaaacaaaaaaggatGAAATAGAAAGTCACTTTAAGGCAATCCAAGAAGCATATGAAGTGTTGATTGATCCTGTGAAGAGAAGAATCTATGATTCCACAGATGAGTTTGATGATGAGATTCCCACTGATTGTGCTCCACAAGACTTCTTCAAGGTGTTTGGTCCTGCTTTTATGAGGAATGGGCGGTGGTCAGTTAATCAACCAATTCCATCACTAGGTGATGATAATACTCCGTTAAAAGAAGTTGATAATTTCTACAATTTTTGGTACTCCTTTAAAAGTTGGAGGGAGTTTCCTCATGCTGATGAGTTTGATCTTGAGCAAGCTGAATCTCGAGACCACAAGAGATGGATGGAAAGGCAGAATGCAAAATTGACAGAAAAAGCTAGGAAGGAAGACTATGCACGGATACGCACTCTTGTTGATAATGCTTATAAGAGAGATCCCAGAATATTGagaagaaaggaagaagaaaaagctgagaaacaaaggaaaaaggAGGCTAAGTTCCTAGCAAAGAAGGTgcaggaagaagaagcagccaGAATTGCAGAAGAGGAGAGGCAACGAAAAGAGGAGGAAGAGAGACAAGCTGCAAAAGCTGCTTTACAACAGAAGAAggtgaaagagaaagagaaaaaactcTTGCGGAAGGAGCGAGCACGTCTTCGGACTCTTTCAGGACCTATTTTATTACAGCATTTACTTGATAtttctgatgatgatgtagaAAGGCTTTGCATGTCACTTGATATTGAGCAGCTGAGGAGTCTCTGTGAGAACATGGAAGGCAGACAGATGTTATTAGAACAAGCAAAAGTTTTGAGATATGCACTGAGTTCTAAGAAAGAAGAGGTGGTTGATGAGAAAACTAATCAACAAAATGCCAATGGTTCCATCAAGGCTAATGGGATTTCTTCCCTAAGCAACattgagaagaaggagaaaccATGGAGTAAAGAAGAGATTGATCTATTGAGGAAAGGAATGCAGAAATATCCCAAAGGAACCTCGCGGAGATGGGAGGTTATTTCAGAATACATTGGTACTGGAAGATCTGTTGAAGAAATCATGAAGGCAACTAAAACTGTACTCCTTCAGAAACCTGATTCGTCAAAAGCTTTTGACACATTTCTTGAGAAAAGGAAACCTGGTGCACAATCAATTGAGTCTCCATTGACAACCAGAGAAGAATTAGGAGTGCCAGCTCCTGCCTCAACAAATAACGTAGAAGACTCTCAGAATAAAAGTACAGATAATCAGAACTCCCCTGCTAATGGAGTTTCTTCCAGTTCAGAACAGGATGTGTGGTCTGCAGTGCAGGAACGAGCGCTGGTTCAAGCTTTAAAAGTCTTTCCAAAGGAAACAAGCCAGAGATGGGAGCGTGTTGCAACTGCTGTACCTGGGAAGACTGTGAATCAGTGTAAGAAAAAATTTGCATTGATGAAGGAGAGTTTCAGGAACAAGAAAAGTGCAGTCTAA